One Mugil cephalus isolate CIBA_MC_2020 chromosome 8, CIBA_Mcephalus_1.1, whole genome shotgun sequence genomic window carries:
- the cldn5a gene encoding claudin 5a — MVSAGLEILGLSLCVIGSLLVMVACGLPMWKVTAFIEANIVVAQTIWDGLWMTCVVQSTGQMQCKVHDSVLALSHDLQAARALTVISSLMGVLGLMVVIAGAQCTNCIRTEYVKARVVNAGGVIYILSGLFVLVPLCWMANSIISGFHNPQVPPSQKREIGAALYIGWAATALLLIGGALLCCSCPSSGNTGYSVKYAPTAKRSTQNGDYDKRNYV; from the coding sequence ATGGTGTCTGCCGGACTGGAGATCTTGGGACTGTCGTTGTGCGTAATTGGCTCGCTCCTGGTGATGGTTGCGTGCGGGCTTCCCATGTGGAAGGTGACGGCTTTCATCGAAGCCAACATCGTGGTGGCTCAGACGATCTGGGACGGCTTGTGGATGACCTGTGTGGTGCAGAGCACGGGCCAGATGCAGTGCAAGGTGCACGACTCCGTCCTCGCCCTTAGCCACGATCTACAGGCGGCCAGAGCGCTCACCGTCATCTCCTCCCTGATGGGCGTGCTGGGTCTGATGGTTGTGATTGCCGGGGCTCAGTGCACCAACTGCATCCGCACCGAGTACGTCAAAGCTCGGGTGGTGAACGCCGGTGGAGTTATCTACATCCTCAGTGGCTTGTTCGTGCTGGTGCCTCTTTGCTGGATGGCCAACAGCATCATATCGGGCTTTCACAATCCACAGGTGCCCCCATCCCAGAAGAGGGAGATCGGCGCTGCGCTCTACATCGGCTGGGCGGCCACGGCGCTGCTACTGATCGGAGGTGCGCTGCTGTGCTGTTCCTGTCCATCCAGTGGCAACACGGGATACTCGGTAAAATACGCACCGACGGCCAAGAGATCCACGCAGAACGGGGACTATGACAAGAGGAATTATGTGTAG